The window TCCATCACGGTCGCGAGAGCCACGCGCTGCGTCATCCGGCCAGTGTGTGCCCGCCGACCGCAGACGCCAAGGGCTGTGCACGCGCGGCGCCATGTCCGACCATGATTCGGTCCCCCGGAACCCCGGACCGGGAGCTCGGACGAGAAGAACGCCACGGCCGGAACCCGGACCGCCCGTGCCCGTCTCAGCAGGGGACCACGGCCACCGGTCCGAGCGCATGAGTGAGTGTCGTCTGCGCCACCGGCGACAGCCCGAATCCAAGCTCCTCGCCGCCCTTGCGCCGTCCGATCACCGTGAGGGCGGCGGTCGCCGACGCCGTGACCAGGGTGTGGGACGCGGATCCGTGGACCGGCTCCTGCACAACCTCGACCTGCGGATACTTCTCCGGCAGCCCGGCGGTGAGCTCCGCGAGGGTCCGCTCGGCCGCGCCTGCCGCCGCATCCCGGTCGAAGACGGGGCCACCGGAGAGCATCGACGAGAACATCGTCCAGCCGTGCACGATCCGCAGGCGCGCTCCGGGCCGGGTCATGGCGGCCTCGAACGCGAAGTCCAGCACCGCCTCACTGCTTTCGTCGGCGGCCACCCCCGCGACGATGTCCGAGAATGTCTCCGCCGCCTCCGCCCCCTCCTCGTCCGCCCGGCCGGTGTGAACGACGACGACGGGACACCTGGCCATCGAGGCGGTCGTCAGACTGTTCGAGCCGATCAGCAGTGACCGGAACCCGCCCAGCCCGCGCGAGCCCAGTACCAGCAACGACGCGTGCTCACTCAGCGCGGTCAGCGCCGCCGCCGGGAAGTCCATCGGGGCGAGGGTCGATGTGTGCAGGGTCGGAGCGACCTGCGCCACCCGGCCCACGGACTCCGCGAGCAGTTCCTCGGCCTCGCGCCGCTGCGCCTCCTGGCTGGTACGCCGATTGAGCGGCCTGACATGCACGATCGTCAGCGGAAGCCCTCGCCGGACGGCGTCGCGCGCGGCCCACTCGAGCGCCGCGTAGCTACGCCATGAACCGTCGACGGCGGCGATCACAGGAAGCTCGGCGGTGGTCATGGAGTCCTCCAGGGTCCAGCGGTACACGTCCCAGGCTGTACGTGTACGGGGCATACGGCAGGGACTTTCGGCCGTGTCCGCCCCGTATCACCCCGGTCGTGTTCCGTACGCTACGGCCGGTCGGCGTCCGGCGCAGGAGCAGCCGGAGTGTGAACTGCGAAGCGGTGCGAAGCGCTGAAGCGCGTCGCGGAAGGGCACGAGCAGACAGGTTTCCGGTCTCTCCGGTCTCTCTGGACTGTCGGCTTCGGGACTTCTGCGACGCGCTTCGATTGAGGGCGATCGGGCAACGGCCGCCCTCATGGAGGAGCGGCGGGCGTATCAGCTGCCGGCGATGTACGCCGTGAGGGTGCCCAGATTCTCGATGAAGTCCGACGTGGTGATGCCCAGCGGACTGTCCTGCGGCGTATAGGGGGATTCCAACGGCGGCTTGAGCGGGTCGTAGGGCGAGGTGTCGTAGACGTCGCCCACATTGCGGCTCATATAGGCCTTGCCGTCGTACGGCGTCGCGGGTGCCGGACCCTGGTAGGGGTTGGTGATCGAACCGATCGGTGTCAGCCAGTGATCGCGGCCGCCGAGTCCCTCGACGACGGCATCGGCCTCTGCCCGGGTCACGGTCGGCAGCGACAGATCGGCGTCCCGGAACAGGTCGTCGAGACTGAGGTCGCTCATCGAGAAGTAGTCCGGCAGCTCACGCCTGCCGTGGGCGGAGAGGGGCGAGCGGGCCTTGAGGTCGGCGACCTCGGACCGGCTCATCCCCATGAGCTCCTCGTACGTCGCGTGCAGCGCGGCGGTGTCGACCTTGCGGCCGCCGCCGTAGTGGCTCGGGGTGTCCCGGTGGTCGTAGTCGTTGTAATAGGCGCCGTTGCGGATGTTGGAGCCGAAGCGGTGTACGAAGCGGGCGCGGTTGGTGCCCAGTTCGACGAAGGTCGGGTGTGTACTGGAGGCCAGCAGCGGGTTCTCCGCCTTCTGCTGGTCCGTGAGCCGGCAGCTCTCCAGCCAGGCTATGGCGTCCGGGACGCGGCGCAGGAACTCATGGTCACCGGTGAGCCGGAAGTAGGCGAAGAGCTGCGACACGTTGGTCTGAGTGGTGTGGGTGACCAGTGACCGCGGCTCGTAGGACCGGGCGCCGGCGGGAGCGCCGGCCGGTCGGCCGCCTGCTGCG is drawn from Streptomyces sp. NBC_01717 and contains these coding sequences:
- a CDS encoding universal stress protein; the encoded protein is MTTAELPVIAAVDGSWRSYAALEWAARDAVRRGLPLTIVHVRPLNRRTSQEAQRREAEELLAESVGRVAQVAPTLHTSTLAPMDFPAAALTALSEHASLLVLGSRGLGGFRSLLIGSNSLTTASMARCPVVVVHTGRADEEGAEAAETFSDIVAGVAADESSEAVLDFAFEAAMTRPGARLRIVHGWTMFSSMLSGGPVFDRDAAAGAAERTLAELTAGLPEKYPQVEVVQEPVHGSASHTLVTASATAALTVIGRRKGGEELGFGLSPVAQTTLTHALGPVAVVPC